A genomic region of Manihot esculenta cultivar AM560-2 chromosome 15, M.esculenta_v8, whole genome shotgun sequence contains the following coding sequences:
- the LOC122721886 gene encoding uncharacterized protein LOC122721886 isoform X2, with protein MGDHFALLVDRLLTESTLEAAIESRNRLMQATANETKIVISSQKVDSRDDSSPKKMVECRICQDEDEDCNMETPCSCCGSLKYAHRRCVPRWCNEKGNTICEICHQHFTPGYTAPPPLFQIGGIPMNLRGNWQTSGRDLHGPQFIAMVSTDRNFLNPEYEEYSASTRNSNCCRSVAIAFMVLLILRHILPVILRTNEVSFPLLMLLFLRIAGILLPVYVIMRAVTALQRRLHQQGASGVGLGNFEEIGPLDVNLKPRNSTWLRMADLLFVDNPVGTGFSFVEESNLFVKTDEEAATDLTTLLKEIFNRNESLQQSPLHIVAESYGGKFAVTLGLSALKAIGAGKLKAKLGGVILGDTWISPEDFVLSWGPLLFWYSGPKKCRRSFNFGGNLQRRAQPLAPFKATIFFRLEPTQFKYSRSSSHCEPCYYCNS; from the exons ATGGGAGATCATTTTGCCTTGTTGGTGGATCGATTGCTGACGGAATCTACATTGGAAGCTGCAATTGAGAGCAGAAACCGCTTGATGCAGGCAACAGCAAATGAAACAAAAATTGTTATATCTTCCCAGAAAGTGGATTCTAGAGATGATTCCTCTCCCAAGAAAATGGTGGAGTGCAGGATATGCCAGGACGAGGATGAAGATTGCAATATGGAGACACCTTGCTCTTGTTGTGGGAGCCTGAAG TATGCTCATCGCAGATGTGTTCCGAGATGGTGTAATGAGAAGGGTAACACCATATGTGAGATATGCCATCAG cacTTCACACCTGGTTACACAGCTCCACCGCCTCTGTTTCAAATTGGAGGTATTCCAATGAACCTCAG GGGAAATTGGCAGACTTCTGGAAGAGATTTGCATGGTCCCCAGTTTATAGCAATGGTTTCAACTGACCGAAATTTCCTTAATCCTGAGTATGAAGAATATTCAGCTTCAACAAGAAACTCAAACTGCTGTCGCTCAGTTGCTATAGCT TTTATGGTTCTTTTGATTCTACGGCATATTCTTCCAGTCATCCTTAGGACCAATGAAGTTTCCTTCCCATTGCTTATG TTGTTATTTCTACGAATTGCTGGGATTCTTCTTCCAGTATATGTTATCATGAGAGCAGTAACTGCTCTCCAGCGTCGCCTCCATCAACAG GGAGCATCAGGTGTTGGTTTAGGGAATTTTGAAGAGATTGGGCCACTGGATGTTAATCTAAAGCCAAGAAATTCAACATGGCTAAGAATGGCTGATCTCCTGTTTGTG GATAATCCAGTTGGTACAGGATTCAGTTTTGTGGAGGAATCAAATTTATTTGTGAAAACTGATGAAGAGGCAGCAACTGATTTAACCACATTGTTGAAGGAAATTTTTAACAGAAATGAGAGCCTGCAACAAAGTCCTCTTCATATAGTAGCAGAGTCTTATGGAGGCAAGTTTGCAGTAACTCTTGGATTATCAGCTCTAAAAGCTATAGGAGCAGGCAAATTGAAGGCTAAACTAGGAG GAGTGATATTGGGTGATACTTGGATCTCCCCAGAAGATTTTGTG CTTTCATGGGGTCCTCTTCTTTTTTGGTATTCAGGTCCAAAGAAGTGCAGAAGATCCTTCAATTTTGGTGGCAACTTACAAAGGAGAGCACAACCACTTGCACCTTTCAAAGCTACAATTTTCTTTAGGCTCGAGCCAACACAGTTCAAGTATAGCAGGTCCAGTTCCCACTGCGAACCCTGCTACTACTGTAACTCTTGA
- the LOC110602626 gene encoding BAG family molecular chaperone regulator 2 has product MVKLRSKRFCRGGFKLCGNVKGSEKAETCGSLSEIKWELRPGGMLVQKRESGDSVAELITVRVSTLYSQFHDISIEATSTFGDMKMVLSLVTGLETREQRLLFKGKEREDNEYLHMVGVRDKDKVFLLEDPAIKERKLHGLVGGTPCRTISV; this is encoded by the exons ATGGTGAAGCTGAGATCAAAGAGGTTTTGCAGAGGAGGTTTCAAGCTTTGTGGCAATGTTAAAGGAAGTGAAAAGGCTGAGACTTGTGGAAGCCTTAGTGAAATCAAATGGGAGCTTAGGCCTGGTGGCATGCTTGTTCAGAAAAGAGAGAGTGGTGATAGTGTTGCAGAgttgattacagttagagtCTCAACTCTTTATTCTCAGTTTCATGACATCTCCATTGAAGCGACTTCAACTTTTG GGGATATGAAGATGGTATTGTCATTGGTAACTGGGTTGGAAACAAGAGAGCAAAGGCTGTTGTTCaaaggaaaagagagagaagacaATGAATACTTGCACATGGTAGGTGTTAGAGACAAAGACAAGGTGTTCTTGTTAGAAGATCCAGCAATCAAGGAGAGGAAACTTCATGGCTTAGTAGGTGGAACTCCTTGTCGGACTATAAGTGTATAA
- the LOC122721886 gene encoding uncharacterized protein LOC122721886 isoform X3, producing MGDHFALLVDRLLTESTLEAAIESRNRLMQATANETKIVISSQKVDSRDDSSPKKMVECRICQDEDEDCNMETPCSCCGSLKYAHRRCVPRWCNEKGNTICEICHQHFTPGYTAPPPLFQIGGIPMNLRGNWQTSGRDLHGPQFIAMVSTDRNFLNPEYEEYSASTRNSNCCRSVAIAFMVLLILRHILPVILRTNEVSFPLLMLLFLRIAGILLPVYVIMRAVTALQRRLHQQGASGVGLGNFEEIGPLDVNLKPRNSTWLRMADLLFVDNPVGTGFSFVEESNLFVKTDEEAATDLTTLLKEIFNRNESLQQSPLHIVAESYGGKFAVTLGLSALKAIGAGKLKAKLGGVILGDTWISPEDFVLSWGPLLNFSAFMGSSSFLVFRSKEVQKILQFWWQLTKESTTTCTFQSYNFL from the exons ATGGGAGATCATTTTGCCTTGTTGGTGGATCGATTGCTGACGGAATCTACATTGGAAGCTGCAATTGAGAGCAGAAACCGCTTGATGCAGGCAACAGCAAATGAAACAAAAATTGTTATATCTTCCCAGAAAGTGGATTCTAGAGATGATTCCTCTCCCAAGAAAATGGTGGAGTGCAGGATATGCCAGGACGAGGATGAAGATTGCAATATGGAGACACCTTGCTCTTGTTGTGGGAGCCTGAAG TATGCTCATCGCAGATGTGTTCCGAGATGGTGTAATGAGAAGGGTAACACCATATGTGAGATATGCCATCAG cacTTCACACCTGGTTACACAGCTCCACCGCCTCTGTTTCAAATTGGAGGTATTCCAATGAACCTCAG GGGAAATTGGCAGACTTCTGGAAGAGATTTGCATGGTCCCCAGTTTATAGCAATGGTTTCAACTGACCGAAATTTCCTTAATCCTGAGTATGAAGAATATTCAGCTTCAACAAGAAACTCAAACTGCTGTCGCTCAGTTGCTATAGCT TTTATGGTTCTTTTGATTCTACGGCATATTCTTCCAGTCATCCTTAGGACCAATGAAGTTTCCTTCCCATTGCTTATG TTGTTATTTCTACGAATTGCTGGGATTCTTCTTCCAGTATATGTTATCATGAGAGCAGTAACTGCTCTCCAGCGTCGCCTCCATCAACAG GGAGCATCAGGTGTTGGTTTAGGGAATTTTGAAGAGATTGGGCCACTGGATGTTAATCTAAAGCCAAGAAATTCAACATGGCTAAGAATGGCTGATCTCCTGTTTGTG GATAATCCAGTTGGTACAGGATTCAGTTTTGTGGAGGAATCAAATTTATTTGTGAAAACTGATGAAGAGGCAGCAACTGATTTAACCACATTGTTGAAGGAAATTTTTAACAGAAATGAGAGCCTGCAACAAAGTCCTCTTCATATAGTAGCAGAGTCTTATGGAGGCAAGTTTGCAGTAACTCTTGGATTATCAGCTCTAAAAGCTATAGGAGCAGGCAAATTGAAGGCTAAACTAGGAG GAGTGATATTGGGTGATACTTGGATCTCCCCAGAAGATTTTGTG CTTTCATGGGGTCCTCTTCTGAATTTTTCAGCTTTCATGGGGTCCTCTTCTTTTTTGGTATTCAGGTCCAAAGAAGTGCAGAAGATCCTTCAATTTTGGTGGCAACTTACAAAGGAGAGCACAACCACTTGCACCTTTCAAAGCTACAATTTTCTTTAG
- the LOC122721886 gene encoding uncharacterized protein LOC122721886 isoform X1 → MGDHFALLVDRLLTESTLEAAIESRNRLMQATANETKIVISSQKVDSRDDSSPKKMVECRICQDEDEDCNMETPCSCCGSLKYAHRRCVPRWCNEKGNTICEICHQHFTPGYTAPPPLFQIGGIPMNLRGNWQTSGRDLHGPQFIAMVSTDRNFLNPEYEEYSASTRNSNCCRSVAIAFMVLLILRHILPVILRTNEVSFPLLMLLFLRIAGILLPVYVIMRAVTALQRRLHQQGASGVGLGNFEEIGPLDVNLKPRNSTWLRMADLLFVDNPVGTGFSFVEESNLFVKTDEEAATDLTTLLKEIFNRNESLQQSPLHIVAESYGGKFAVTLGLSALKAIGAGKLKAKLGGVILGDTWISPEDFVVQRSAEDPSILVATYKGEHNHLHLSKLQFSLGSSQHSSSIAGPVPTANPATTVTLDLMKPGMLQENAAGEC, encoded by the exons ATGGGAGATCATTTTGCCTTGTTGGTGGATCGATTGCTGACGGAATCTACATTGGAAGCTGCAATTGAGAGCAGAAACCGCTTGATGCAGGCAACAGCAAATGAAACAAAAATTGTTATATCTTCCCAGAAAGTGGATTCTAGAGATGATTCCTCTCCCAAGAAAATGGTGGAGTGCAGGATATGCCAGGACGAGGATGAAGATTGCAATATGGAGACACCTTGCTCTTGTTGTGGGAGCCTGAAG TATGCTCATCGCAGATGTGTTCCGAGATGGTGTAATGAGAAGGGTAACACCATATGTGAGATATGCCATCAG cacTTCACACCTGGTTACACAGCTCCACCGCCTCTGTTTCAAATTGGAGGTATTCCAATGAACCTCAG GGGAAATTGGCAGACTTCTGGAAGAGATTTGCATGGTCCCCAGTTTATAGCAATGGTTTCAACTGACCGAAATTTCCTTAATCCTGAGTATGAAGAATATTCAGCTTCAACAAGAAACTCAAACTGCTGTCGCTCAGTTGCTATAGCT TTTATGGTTCTTTTGATTCTACGGCATATTCTTCCAGTCATCCTTAGGACCAATGAAGTTTCCTTCCCATTGCTTATG TTGTTATTTCTACGAATTGCTGGGATTCTTCTTCCAGTATATGTTATCATGAGAGCAGTAACTGCTCTCCAGCGTCGCCTCCATCAACAG GGAGCATCAGGTGTTGGTTTAGGGAATTTTGAAGAGATTGGGCCACTGGATGTTAATCTAAAGCCAAGAAATTCAACATGGCTAAGAATGGCTGATCTCCTGTTTGTG GATAATCCAGTTGGTACAGGATTCAGTTTTGTGGAGGAATCAAATTTATTTGTGAAAACTGATGAAGAGGCAGCAACTGATTTAACCACATTGTTGAAGGAAATTTTTAACAGAAATGAGAGCCTGCAACAAAGTCCTCTTCATATAGTAGCAGAGTCTTATGGAGGCAAGTTTGCAGTAACTCTTGGATTATCAGCTCTAAAAGCTATAGGAGCAGGCAAATTGAAGGCTAAACTAGGAG GAGTGATATTGGGTGATACTTGGATCTCCCCAGAAGATTTTGTG GTCCAAAGAAGTGCAGAAGATCCTTCAATTTTGGTGGCAACTTACAAAGGAGAGCACAACCACTTGCACCTTTCAAAGCTACAATTTTCTTTAGGCTCGAGCCAACACAGTTCAAGTATAGCAGGTCCAGTTCCCACTGCGAACCCTGCTACTACTGTAACTCTTGACCTGATGAAACCTGGAATGCTGCAGGAGAATGCTGCAGGAGAATGCTAA
- the LOC110601421 gene encoding class I heat shock protein: MSSLISQLCVDEIFDPFLSMINKCPVLNTPTDWKETPEAHVFISDLPGLKKEDVKVEVDEGRVLQISGERPSADKDGENDKWHRVERCRGKFLRRFRLPENAKIDQVKASMENGVLVVTVPKEEVKKPGKKVIEIN, translated from the coding sequence ATGTCGTCCCTCATTTCTCAACTGTGTGTTGATGAAATTTTTGACCCTTTTCTTTCAATGATCAACAAATGTCCAGTTCTCAACACCCCAACAGATTGGAAAGAGACCCCAGAAGCCCATGTCTTCATATCTGATCTCCCTGGTCTGAAGAAAGAGGATGTGAAGGTGGAGGTTGATGAAGGGAGAGTGCTTCAGATAAGTGGAGAAAGGCCTTCGGCGGACAAAGATGGCGAAAATGATAAGTGGCATAGGGTCGAACGTTGTCGGGGGAAGTTTCTGAGGAGGTTTCGGCTGCCGGAAAATGCTAAGATTGATCAAGTGAAAGCTTCCATGGAGAATGGAGTGCTTGTTGTGACTGTGCCTAAAGAGGAGGTTAAGAAACCAGGGAAGAAGGTGATTGAGATCAACTGA
- the LOC122721886 gene encoding uncharacterized protein LOC122721886 isoform X4 — translation MQATANETKIVISSQKVDSRDDSSPKKMVECRICQDEDEDCNMETPCSCCGSLKYAHRRCVPRWCNEKGNTICEICHQHFTPGYTAPPPLFQIGGIPMNLRGNWQTSGRDLHGPQFIAMVSTDRNFLNPEYEEYSASTRNSNCCRSVAIAFMVLLILRHILPVILRTNEVSFPLLMLLFLRIAGILLPVYVIMRAVTALQRRLHQQGASGVGLGNFEEIGPLDVNLKPRNSTWLRMADLLFVDNPVGTGFSFVEESNLFVKTDEEAATDLTTLLKEIFNRNESLQQSPLHIVAESYGGKFAVTLGLSALKAIGAGKLKAKLGGVILGDTWISPEDFVVQRSAEDPSILVATYKGEHNHLHLSKLQFSLGSSQHSSSIAGPVPTANPATTVTLDLMKPGMLQENAAGEC, via the exons ATGCAGGCAACAGCAAATGAAACAAAAATTGTTATATCTTCCCAGAAAGTGGATTCTAGAGATGATTCCTCTCCCAAGAAAATGGTGGAGTGCAGGATATGCCAGGACGAGGATGAAGATTGCAATATGGAGACACCTTGCTCTTGTTGTGGGAGCCTGAAG TATGCTCATCGCAGATGTGTTCCGAGATGGTGTAATGAGAAGGGTAACACCATATGTGAGATATGCCATCAG cacTTCACACCTGGTTACACAGCTCCACCGCCTCTGTTTCAAATTGGAGGTATTCCAATGAACCTCAG GGGAAATTGGCAGACTTCTGGAAGAGATTTGCATGGTCCCCAGTTTATAGCAATGGTTTCAACTGACCGAAATTTCCTTAATCCTGAGTATGAAGAATATTCAGCTTCAACAAGAAACTCAAACTGCTGTCGCTCAGTTGCTATAGCT TTTATGGTTCTTTTGATTCTACGGCATATTCTTCCAGTCATCCTTAGGACCAATGAAGTTTCCTTCCCATTGCTTATG TTGTTATTTCTACGAATTGCTGGGATTCTTCTTCCAGTATATGTTATCATGAGAGCAGTAACTGCTCTCCAGCGTCGCCTCCATCAACAG GGAGCATCAGGTGTTGGTTTAGGGAATTTTGAAGAGATTGGGCCACTGGATGTTAATCTAAAGCCAAGAAATTCAACATGGCTAAGAATGGCTGATCTCCTGTTTGTG GATAATCCAGTTGGTACAGGATTCAGTTTTGTGGAGGAATCAAATTTATTTGTGAAAACTGATGAAGAGGCAGCAACTGATTTAACCACATTGTTGAAGGAAATTTTTAACAGAAATGAGAGCCTGCAACAAAGTCCTCTTCATATAGTAGCAGAGTCTTATGGAGGCAAGTTTGCAGTAACTCTTGGATTATCAGCTCTAAAAGCTATAGGAGCAGGCAAATTGAAGGCTAAACTAGGAG GAGTGATATTGGGTGATACTTGGATCTCCCCAGAAGATTTTGTG GTCCAAAGAAGTGCAGAAGATCCTTCAATTTTGGTGGCAACTTACAAAGGAGAGCACAACCACTTGCACCTTTCAAAGCTACAATTTTCTTTAGGCTCGAGCCAACACAGTTCAAGTATAGCAGGTCCAGTTCCCACTGCGAACCCTGCTACTACTGTAACTCTTGACCTGATGAAACCTGGAATGCTGCAGGAGAATGCTGCAGGAGAATGCTAA